In the Thiomicrorhabdus sp. genome, one interval contains:
- the def gene encoding peptide deformylase, giving the protein MEKLDIVLYPEQGLREVCAPIAEMNDELDRLIDDMFYTMYDAPGIGLAAPQIAVQERLIVVDVSETKDQPIALINPEIVASSGEIVWEEGCLSLPGVYAKVTRPSHILVRGMNRDGKTIEMQADDLLAVCLQHEIDHLNGKLFIDHLSGLKRTRALQKFRKMQTQDQED; this is encoded by the coding sequence ATGGAAAAACTCGATATTGTTCTCTATCCGGAACAGGGACTACGCGAAGTCTGCGCACCGATTGCGGAAATGAACGATGAGCTGGACAGACTGATCGATGACATGTTCTACACCATGTACGACGCGCCCGGCATTGGATTGGCCGCACCACAAATTGCCGTTCAGGAACGCTTGATCGTTGTCGATGTTTCGGAAACCAAAGATCAGCCGATCGCTTTGATCAACCCGGAGATTGTTGCTTCAAGCGGAGAAATCGTCTGGGAAGAAGGTTGCCTGTCATTACCGGGAGTCTACGCCAAAGTTACCCGCCCGAGCCACATTCTGGTACGCGGTATGAACCGCGATGGCAAAACCATCGAAATGCAGGCCGACGACCTGCTTGCGGTCTGCCTTCAGCACGAAATCGATCATCTGAACGGCAAGCTGTTCATTGATCACCTTTCCGGATTGAAACGCACCCGCGCTCTGCAAAAATTCCGCAAAATGCAGACTCAGGATCAAGAGGACTGA
- the dprA gene encoding DNA-processing protein DprA: protein MDRFCELAGLIRLQFCRISLKQLLEIKAFFGSVENALDASESDWKQAGILRDKQRQKYFEEGIESSVEEALLWGEGGDRHWIPWGADAYPSALREIDDPPILIGARGRIELLHDPQLAVVGSRHASKQGAMIAEDFSEFLSSQGIGITSGLAAGIDTHAHLGGLRGIGKTIAVVATGLDRVYPASNRNLAREIAEQGVIISEQPLGTKPLAQYFPQRNRMISGLSMGTLVVEAALKSGSLITARLALEQGKEVFAIPGSIYNPQAKGCHQLIKQGAKLVESADDILEELSPLLQVSLQTTQAKTGERKTLETAGDERDSKLLSFIEFEPISLDELVVVTKKPVSELQSQLLMLELSGRIEALSGGRWRRIK, encoded by the coding sequence ATGGATCGATTTTGTGAATTGGCCGGGTTAATCCGCCTTCAGTTTTGCCGAATTTCGCTTAAGCAGTTGCTTGAGATCAAAGCGTTTTTTGGCTCGGTTGAAAATGCTTTGGACGCGTCGGAATCGGACTGGAAACAGGCGGGGATTCTTCGTGATAAACAGCGGCAGAAATACTTTGAAGAAGGGATTGAGTCTTCGGTTGAAGAGGCGCTTTTGTGGGGTGAGGGAGGTGACCGGCATTGGATTCCCTGGGGGGCGGATGCTTATCCGTCCGCTTTGCGCGAAATCGACGATCCGCCGATATTGATAGGAGCCCGGGGACGGATAGAGCTTTTGCATGATCCGCAGTTGGCGGTGGTCGGCAGTCGGCATGCATCCAAACAGGGGGCGATGATCGCCGAAGATTTTTCTGAATTCCTGTCTTCGCAGGGCATTGGAATTACCAGTGGTCTGGCTGCCGGCATCGATACGCATGCGCATCTTGGTGGCTTAAGGGGGATCGGCAAGACCATTGCAGTGGTTGCAACCGGACTGGATCGGGTGTATCCGGCAAGTAACCGAAATTTGGCTCGTGAAATTGCCGAGCAGGGCGTCATTATTTCCGAGCAGCCACTTGGAACCAAACCGCTGGCGCAGTATTTTCCGCAGCGTAACCGAATGATCAGTGGTTTAAGTATGGGAACGCTGGTTGTTGAGGCGGCGTTGAAAAGCGGTTCGTTGATTACGGCTCGGCTGGCGCTGGAGCAAGGAAAAGAGGTTTTCGCGATTCCCGGTTCGATCTACAATCCACAGGCCAAAGGCTGTCATCAGCTAATCAAACAGGGTGCCAAGCTGGTTGAAAGTGCCGATGATATTCTGGAAGAGTTGTCGCCGCTTTTGCAGGTCAGCCTGCAAACGACGCAGGCTAAGACCGGAGAGAGGAAAACGCTTGAGACGGCCGGAGATGAGCGCGATTCTAAATTGTTATCGTTTATCGAATTCGAACCGATCAGCCTGGATGAATTGGTGGTGGTGACCAAGAAGCCGGTGTCCGAATTGCAAAGTCAGTTGCTGATGCTGGAATTATCCGGACGGATCGAGGCGCTTTCCGGAGGCCGCTGGCGGCGGATTAAATAG
- the topA gene encoding type I DNA topoisomerase gives MTNLVIVESPAKAKTIEKYLGKGFTVRSSYGHIRDIQKKGMGIDIANGFNPSYEISADKKKNVSELKKLAKEAESVWLATDEDREGEAIAWHLAEALNLDVTTTRRIVFHEITKPAIEAAVASPRTVDMDLVNAQQARRILDRIVGFELSPILWKKIRTGLSAGRVQSVAVRLIVEREKEIEAFEAGYSFRIQGKLVLLDAQGGESGEVDVKRTASFENEEEATAFLQAVSNAALSVLSLEEKPAKRSPKAPFTTSTLQQEAASKLGFSVKQTMMIAQRLYESGKITYMRTDSVNLSEVAIAQAQQSIESAYGAEYVHLRRYKTKQADAQEAHEAIRPTDFNVQNVTGERNEQRLYQLIWRRAIASQMADAQLMRTSVDIGIDSLPADKLTAKGEVITFDGFLKVYDFGDKSEEGRLPPMKIGQALRLGNLISRQSFARPPARYNEASLVRTLEEMGIGRPSTYAPTIDTIQQRGYVVKEDREGKPRDYRQITLDENGIQAETLSEMAGSEKNKLFPTDIAGIVTNFLIKHFGEVLDYQFTAKVEDKFDVIAQGQMPWQAMLDDFYKQFHPKVEAAEDVSREEAGQARLLGQHPESGLPMYVKIGRFGPYVQVGDGENDEKPTFASLMPGQKMDLITLEDALELFKLPREVGLMPESFSATAVDGTLFSVEKGQKLIAKQGPFGPYLEYGPKCYAPIKGFDPLSITLEEAAALVEAKIQAEADKIVKTFPGTDIKILKGRWGPYITDLVTKKNAKIAKDEDALQLSLEECQKRLDEAPEPKKRGRAAAKKAPAKKPAAKKTTTKKAAVKKPAAKKTTAKSKASKSS, from the coding sequence ATGACAAATTTGGTGATAGTCGAGTCCCCAGCGAAAGCGAAAACCATAGAAAAATATCTCGGCAAAGGGTTTACCGTACGCTCCAGCTATGGCCATATTCGCGATATTCAAAAGAAGGGGATGGGGATTGATATCGCAAACGGTTTTAACCCCAGTTACGAAATTTCTGCTGACAAAAAGAAAAATGTCTCTGAGCTGAAAAAACTTGCCAAAGAAGCCGAAAGTGTCTGGCTGGCTACGGATGAGGACCGCGAGGGAGAGGCCATTGCCTGGCATCTGGCTGAAGCTCTCAATCTGGATGTCACCACCACCCGACGAATCGTGTTCCATGAAATTACCAAGCCTGCGATTGAAGCGGCCGTTGCTTCGCCTCGAACGGTGGATATGGATCTGGTCAATGCGCAACAGGCGCGAAGAATTCTCGATCGTATCGTCGGTTTTGAGTTGTCACCGATTCTGTGGAAGAAAATCCGTACCGGCCTTTCTGCGGGAAGAGTTCAATCGGTTGCAGTTCGTCTGATTGTCGAGCGAGAAAAAGAGATAGAGGCTTTCGAAGCCGGTTATTCGTTCCGAATTCAAGGCAAGCTGGTTTTACTGGACGCTCAAGGTGGTGAAAGCGGTGAAGTAGATGTTAAGCGCACTGCCAGCTTTGAAAACGAAGAAGAAGCCACCGCGTTTTTGCAAGCGGTGTCGAATGCGGCTTTAAGTGTTCTTTCTCTGGAAGAAAAACCGGCTAAACGCAGCCCGAAGGCGCCTTTTACCACCTCGACTCTACAGCAGGAAGCGGCTTCCAAGCTTGGTTTCTCGGTCAAGCAGACCATGATGATTGCCCAGCGTTTATACGAATCCGGGAAAATCACCTATATGCGTACTGACTCGGTGAACTTATCGGAAGTGGCAATCGCCCAGGCACAGCAATCGATCGAAAGTGCTTATGGTGCGGAGTATGTTCATCTGCGCCGCTATAAAACCAAGCAGGCGGATGCTCAGGAAGCGCACGAAGCGATCCGACCGACCGATTTTAACGTACAGAATGTTACTGGAGAACGAAACGAGCAGCGTTTGTATCAGCTGATCTGGCGCCGGGCCATCGCTTCACAGATGGCCGATGCGCAATTGATGCGTACCTCGGTGGATATCGGAATAGATTCTTTGCCTGCTGACAAGTTGACGGCAAAGGGTGAAGTGATTACGTTTGACGGTTTTTTAAAGGTTTATGACTTCGGTGACAAATCGGAAGAGGGCCGTCTTCCGCCGATGAAAATCGGGCAGGCATTACGCCTTGGAAATCTGATCTCCAGACAAAGTTTCGCCAGACCGCCTGCGCGCTATAACGAAGCCAGCCTGGTACGCACGCTTGAGGAAATGGGGATTGGACGTCCATCAACCTATGCACCGACGATTGATACCATTCAGCAACGGGGCTATGTGGTTAAGGAAGACCGCGAAGGAAAGCCGCGAGACTACCGTCAAATCACCCTCGATGAAAATGGAATACAGGCGGAAACCTTGTCGGAAATGGCCGGGAGCGAAAAGAATAAATTATTTCCGACCGACATCGCCGGTATTGTGACCAATTTCCTGATTAAGCACTTTGGTGAAGTGCTTGATTATCAGTTTACCGCCAAGGTCGAGGATAAATTCGATGTGATCGCCCAGGGACAGATGCCGTGGCAGGCAATGTTGGACGATTTTTACAAGCAGTTTCATCCAAAAGTTGAAGCGGCTGAAGATGTTTCTCGCGAGGAAGCAGGACAGGCGCGTTTGCTTGGTCAGCATCCTGAAAGTGGCTTACCCATGTATGTCAAAATAGGCCGATTCGGGCCTTATGTACAGGTTGGCGATGGCGAAAATGATGAGAAACCGACCTTTGCCAGCCTGATGCCCGGTCAAAAAATGGATCTGATTACTCTGGAAGATGCGCTGGAGCTGTTTAAGCTACCGCGCGAAGTTGGTTTGATGCCGGAATCTTTTTCCGCAACAGCGGTCGATGGCACTCTTTTCTCGGTTGAGAAAGGTCAGAAGCTGATCGCCAAGCAGGGGCCTTTCGGTCCTTACCTTGAATACGGGCCCAAGTGCTATGCGCCGATCAAAGGGTTTGATCCTTTGAGTATTACTCTGGAAGAAGCGGCGGCTTTGGTTGAAGCGAAAATACAGGCCGAAGCCGATAAAATCGTTAAAACTTTCCCGGGAACGGATATTAAAATTCTCAAAGGTCGCTGGGGGCCTTACATTACCGATCTGGTCACTAAGAAAAACGCGAAAATTGCCAAAGACGAGGATGCTTTGCAATTAAGTTTGGAAGAGTGTCAGAAACGTTTGGACGAAGCGCCGGAGCCTAAAAAACGTGGCCGGGCTGCAGCGAAAAAGGCGCCTGCGAAAAAACCGGCGGCTAAAAAAACAACGACGAAGAAGGCGGCAGTGAAAAAACCGGCGGCTAAAAAGACGACGGCGAAAAGCAAAGCTTCAAAGTCATCATAG